The Salvelinus namaycush isolate Seneca chromosome 5, SaNama_1.0, whole genome shotgun sequence genome segment CCAAACAGTACAGCAGTGACGCAACTGTTGATGTGAAGACCCACAATGGCAAATCTGATTCCAAAACACCATCCTCTTTCAGACCATACCGCTGTGGTTTGTGTGGAGATCGCTTCCAGCAGTTAACAGACTTGAAGGAGCATCATCTTACCCATCAAACACAAGAAGAAATTGACAAGTTAAATAAGGATTCAGAGTCACAAAGAGTTGTAAAAAGGCGGCGAAGGTATACTGGCATTGAGTGCATCGTAACAAAAGCACCTGCAAGGAAGGGAGGAAGGCCCCCACTTTATAAAAAAGGCTCTGGGACAAAATTACATCCATGCAAGCACTGCCACCGTGTATTCAGTCACTCTAGTAGTCTTTCTCGGCACAATAGATCCCACAAGGGGACTCTTCACACTTGTGTTCTCTGTGGGAAACATTTTCCACAACGCTGTGATGTCCGGAGGCATATAGCCATGTATCACAAACCTGAATTAGAGAAGAAGCCAAGTCTTAAGTACTTGGCATTGCATTCTAAACCAGATGGTGGTTCCCAATTGAATTCTGATGTGTTGGAACAGAATGCGTCATCTGAAGGAAAACCCAAGAAGTCTTTAGACAGTGTTGTAGCAGAATTGGAAAGTGACGATCAACAAACCACATCTACTGGAGAAGTGTCCGCTGCTCCTAAGGCACGGAGGAACTACAAGTGTGACCAATGTGGGAAAAAGTTTGGGCTGCTGTGTGTGTACCAACGGCATTTGCGGTACCACAAAAGGGAACCGGGTAGTGAAATGGTTAAGTGCCCTCGCTGCCCAAGTCGCTTCCGGAGTTCGTCTGCTCTAGGGCGCCATCTTGAGATTCACCCAAGTCAGTCAAGCGGGGAAACGGACATGGAAGGACGGGCATCTCCCACTGCTGACTCCAATCCAGACCTGGACTCTGACCAAGACAATGCAAAGGATTTAGTGGGTCATGGGGACATTGATGATGTCAAGGGTGGGAATGGTGAAAAAATTGGTCCAGCAGAGGTGCTGTATGAATGCACTGAGTGTACAGAGACTTTTTCCTCCTTGCAGAAGTTTCTGAAGCACCAGAGTTCTCATGGGTCCGATAACCTTGGATAATGGAAACTATATGCATGGTATTTATATCCTGAGGTTCGAACCCTAACTTGAGATCGATGCACATACCACAA includes the following:
- the LOC120048557 gene encoding zinc finger protein 616-like, coding for MDYVNSAEPDVDAFICTECGDGFRRYLDLVKHITVHERLRTHERTDLFSLDSLPNGFQVPREYALHENGTFIVVDRSGPSNNPSSVKQPSSTPSPYQNSKTIVLKTKPAKTDLRVNTVSHSECRSVSPLKQYRCETCGKLFNNQLSLQQHQQYRNLEQGYKCTLCCKIFTDKERLREHLQEHAHEIFYCCGQCGKRFLKQETLYAHQKEQHGSLGLKQMGKSDNGQENIIQKTYPCKKCNLCFFWLSDLQSHLLSHSKDKPLSVNSSSKIEQQSQKDELSHTIEYSDSTPTDVTKQYSSSTPTTDVTKQYSSDATVDVKTHNGKSDSKTPSSFRPYRCGLCGDRFQQLTDLKEHHLTHQTQEEIDKLNKDSESQRVVKRRRRYTGIECIVTKAPARKGGRPPLYKKGSGTKLHPCKHCHRVFSHSSSLSRHNRSHKGTLHTCVLCGKHFPQRCDVRRHIAMYHKPELEKKPSLKYLALHSKPDGGSQLNSDVLEQNASSEGKPKKSLDSVVAELESDDQQTTSTGEVSAAPKARRNYKCDQCGKKFGLLCVYQRHLRYHKREPGSEMVKCPRCPSRFRSSSALGRHLEIHPSQSSGETDMEGRASPTADSNPDLDSDQDNAKDLVGHGDIDDVKGGNGEKIGPAEVLYECTECTETFSSLQKFLKHQSSHGSDNLG